Proteins encoded together in one Monomorium pharaonis isolate MP-MQ-018 chromosome 8, ASM1337386v2, whole genome shotgun sequence window:
- the LOC105829205 gene encoding kynurenine 3-monooxygenase isoform X2: protein MTEVKGKSRIAIVGGGLVGGLTACFFAKRGHRVVIYEYRSAAEKYPEVQFNFNRKLLDADLERGKMKFLNTITGTIEDAEADLIIGADGAHSKVRKIMVNRPLFNCSQTYIEHGYVELSLPRREDGEFAMSKNNLHIWPRGRFMMTSLPNEDRTFTGNLFAPFHVYEKLKTHEALLSFYAEHFPDLLQLIGEEKLVNQFFENEPQPLISVKCKPYHIGKTAVIVGDAAHAMVPFYGQGMNCGFEDILVLDELMERYNSDFAKVLPKFSELRCDNGHAICDLAMYNYFEMRDLVTRKSFLLRKFIDNILFTLFPSSWIPLYFSVQFTRISYRECIMHKEWQDKILKTCLLCITFLVFAILAVSFLQNTI, encoded by the exons ATGACAGAAGTGAAAGGGAAGTCGCGTATTGCCATTGTTGGGGGTGGTTTG GTTGGAGGATTAACCGCGTGTTTTTTCGCTAAAAGAGGTCATCGAGTAGTCATCTATGAATATCGATCAG cCGCGGAAAAATATCCAGAAGTGCAATTCAATTTCAATAGAAAACTCTTGGACGCCGATTTGGAAAGAGGAAAAATGAAATTCTTAAA TACGATTACGGGTACGATTGAAGATGCGGAAGCTGATCTGATAATTGGTGCCGACGGCGCTCATTCGAAAGTACGAAAGATTATGGTCAACAGGCCACTTTTCAATTGTTCTCAAACATACATCGAGCACGGCTACGTTGAACTTTCTTTGCCACGTAGAGAAGATGGTGAA TTTGCGATGAGCAAAAACAATCTTCATATCTGGCCGCGTGGACGATTTATGATGACCAGTCTACCGAATGAAGATCGCACGTTCACCGGTAATCTATTCGCTCCGTTTCATGTGTACGAAAAGCTAAAGACGCACGAGGCGTTGTTGAGCTTTTACGCCGAGCATTTTCCAGATCTTCTGCAATTGATTGGTGAAGAGAAACTGGTGAACCAGTTTTTCGAGAATGAACCACAACCATTAATATCAGTTaag TGTAAACCTTATCACATTGGAAAAACTGCTGTTATAGTTGGAGACGCTGCCCACGCCATGGTTCCTTTCTATGGTCAAGGAATGAACTGT GGGTTCGAAGATATTTTAGTGCTGGATGAATTAATGGAACGCTATAATTCAGATTTTGCCAAAGTTTTGCCAAAATTTTCGGAATTGCGGTGTGATAATGGTCACGCAATATGCGATCTCgcaatgtataattattttgag ATGAGAGACTTAGTCACGAGaaaatcttttcttcttcgaaaattcattgataatattttatttacactttTTCCCAGTTCTTGGATACCGCTTTATTTTTCTGTGCAATTTACTCGAATAAGTTATCGTGAATGCATAATGCACAAAGAGTGGCAGGACAAG atattAAAAACGTGTCTTTTGTGTATCACATTTCTGGTTTTCGCTATCTTAGCGGTTTCTTTTTTGCAAAACACTATTTGA
- the LOC105829205 gene encoding kynurenine 3-monooxygenase isoform X1 has protein sequence MTEVKGKSRIAIVGGGLVGGLTACFFAKRGHRVVIYEYRSDIRREKSHGQSVNLALSFRGREALKAIDLEDILIKHHGTYMRGRLLHNKDGNLKEVIYDNVKGNCIYSVNRRYLNMVLLDAAEKYPEVQFNFNRKLLDADLERGKMKFLNTITGTIEDAEADLIIGADGAHSKVRKIMVNRPLFNCSQTYIEHGYVELSLPRREDGEFAMSKNNLHIWPRGRFMMTSLPNEDRTFTGNLFAPFHVYEKLKTHEALLSFYAEHFPDLLQLIGEEKLVNQFFENEPQPLISVKCKPYHIGKTAVIVGDAAHAMVPFYGQGMNCGFEDILVLDELMERYNSDFAKVLPKFSELRCDNGHAICDLAMYNYFEMRDLVTRKSFLLRKFIDNILFTLFPSSWIPLYFSVQFTRISYRECIMHKEWQDKILKTCLLCITFLVFAILAVSFLQNTI, from the exons ATGACAGAAGTGAAAGGGAAGTCGCGTATTGCCATTGTTGGGGGTGGTTTG GTTGGAGGATTAACCGCGTGTTTTTTCGCTAAAAGAGGTCATCGAGTAGTCATCTATGAATATCGATCAG ACATACGAAGAGAAAAGTCTCATGGTCAAAGTGTTAATCTGGCGTTATCGTTTCGTGGCAGAGAAGCTTTAAAAGCAATTGATCTCGaagatattttgataaaacatcATGGTACTTATATGCGTGGTAGATTGCTGCATAACAAAGATGGCAATTTAAAAGAAGTTATTTACGACAATGTTAAAGGAAAC TGCATTTATTCCGTTAATAGACGTTATCTCAACATGGTTTTATTGGAtg cCGCGGAAAAATATCCAGAAGTGCAATTCAATTTCAATAGAAAACTCTTGGACGCCGATTTGGAAAGAGGAAAAATGAAATTCTTAAA TACGATTACGGGTACGATTGAAGATGCGGAAGCTGATCTGATAATTGGTGCCGACGGCGCTCATTCGAAAGTACGAAAGATTATGGTCAACAGGCCACTTTTCAATTGTTCTCAAACATACATCGAGCACGGCTACGTTGAACTTTCTTTGCCACGTAGAGAAGATGGTGAA TTTGCGATGAGCAAAAACAATCTTCATATCTGGCCGCGTGGACGATTTATGATGACCAGTCTACCGAATGAAGATCGCACGTTCACCGGTAATCTATTCGCTCCGTTTCATGTGTACGAAAAGCTAAAGACGCACGAGGCGTTGTTGAGCTTTTACGCCGAGCATTTTCCAGATCTTCTGCAATTGATTGGTGAAGAGAAACTGGTGAACCAGTTTTTCGAGAATGAACCACAACCATTAATATCAGTTaag TGTAAACCTTATCACATTGGAAAAACTGCTGTTATAGTTGGAGACGCTGCCCACGCCATGGTTCCTTTCTATGGTCAAGGAATGAACTGT GGGTTCGAAGATATTTTAGTGCTGGATGAATTAATGGAACGCTATAATTCAGATTTTGCCAAAGTTTTGCCAAAATTTTCGGAATTGCGGTGTGATAATGGTCACGCAATATGCGATCTCgcaatgtataattattttgag ATGAGAGACTTAGTCACGAGaaaatcttttcttcttcgaaaattcattgataatattttatttacactttTTCCCAGTTCTTGGATACCGCTTTATTTTTCTGTGCAATTTACTCGAATAAGTTATCGTGAATGCATAATGCACAAAGAGTGGCAGGACAAG atattAAAAACGTGTCTTTTGTGTATCACATTTCTGGTTTTCGCTATCTTAGCGGTTTCTTTTTTGCAAAACACTATTTGA
- the LOC105829206 gene encoding 2-acylglycerol O-acyltransferase 1 has product MEILGVKFAPLNVSLERRLQTLVAAIWIFGSAFGNFLGFLVTAYLLFYTETIRYFLLLYFLWMYYDWDTCHRGGRSEFWTKAARNNVFWRYYCNYFPLKLVKTVDLDPTKSYLFVCMPHGILSTGIMGSFGTDVLGCKKLFPGLEIRPITLDQHFKVPLFREYPYSLGSCASSVRSIKYLLSTPPSSPYTGRATVLIVGGASEAMESTPGTYRIIVKRRKGFIKLALQHGTTLVPVFSFGETDLYNQIYRPEGSTFRRIQNYIRSFIGLAPIVFSGRGFFQYSFGLIPKRLPVTVVVGSPIKLPKIEEPTTEQINEYHEKFMKSLIDLFETQKHNYLKNAETITLEL; this is encoded by the exons ATGGAAATTCTGGGTGTGAAATTTGCTCCGTTAAATGTATCTCTGGAAAGAAGACTCCAAACATTGGTTGCCGCAATATGGATTTTTGGTTCTGCTTTCGGTAATTTCTTAGGATTTTTAGTCACCGCTTATCTTCTATTCTACACAGAAACAATACGCTACTTCTTGTTACTGTATTTCCTTTGGATGTACTACGATTGGGATACTTGTCATCGTGGCGGTAGAAG TGAATTTTGGACAAAAGCGGCGAGAAACAACGTATTTTGGcgttattattgcaattattttccGTTAAAATTAGTGAAAACGGTTGATCTAGATCCTACAAAATCTTATCTTTTTGTTTGTATGCCTCATGGCATTTTATCAACGGGGATAATGGGTTCTTTCGGAACGGACGTATTGGGCTGCAAAAAACTATTCCCCGGATTAGAAATACGTCCAATCACTCTTGATCAACATTTCAAAGTACCTCTTTTTAGAGAATATCCATATTCATTAg GCAGCTGTGCTTCTAGCGTGAGAAGTATCAAGTATTTATTGTCAACACCACCGAGTAGTCCATACACTGGAAGAGCTACAGTTCTTATCGTCGGTGGTGCTTCTGAAGCGATGGAATCTACACCGGGCACTTATCGTATCATagtgaaaagaagaaaaggctTTATAAAACTAGCATTACAACACGG taCGACGTTGGTTCCTGTTTTCTCCTTTGGCGAAACGGATTTATACAATCAAATATATCGTCCAGAAGGATCGACTTTCAGACGTATACAGAATTATATTCGCAGTTTCATTGGACTAGCACCCATCGTTTTCTCGGGCAGAGGATTCTTTCAGTATTCATTTGGTCTCATTCCGAAGCGATTACCTGTCACCGTAGTCG ttGGTAGTCCTATTAAATTGCCGAAAATAGAAGAACCTACGACTGAGCAGATCAATGAATATCacgaaaaatttatgaaaagttTAATCGATCTCTTTGAAACACAAAAGcacaattatttgaaaaatgcagAAACCATTACACTCGAATTATGA